Proteins encoded in a region of the Mauremys reevesii isolate NIE-2019 unplaced genomic scaffold, ASM1616193v1 Contig11, whole genome shotgun sequence genome:
- the LOC120392690 gene encoding GTPase IMAP family member 2-like yields MPVTQTCSEGSRTWNGRKVVVINTPAIFDTEDCDEQTTHEICHCVELSSVDPSALVLVIHLGCFTEEDQHTMRRVQEIFGSEAMKCTIILFTHKDDFQSGALEQYIFHPDNKQLLQLIQQYQGRYCAFNNKATWAERAAQAEELMTRIADMVKEENKDHLVCKAPEKLLREGETLKSKDKMSEVEDEMQVDMQEGAQGEEHSSMKTAGPGSCSRLTGESELRLILVGKGGGGKSATGNTILGWEEFQSVLEATSITKTCSEGSRTWNGRKVVVIDTPAIFDTKDCDEQTTHEICHCVVLSFPGPHTLVLVTQLGHFTEEDQHAVRRVQEIFVPEALNYTIVVFTHREDLWSGTLEEYIFHSDNKQLLQLIQQCQGRYCAFNNKATREERADQADELMNKIARMVERNKDQSFYTDEVYEKAEKLPKVKAMFYEKDERAGQCSKGEAELKELIKTQKSYEKKTKKSNFLGFEVPKYQWFRNDGN; encoded by the exons ATGCCCGTTACTCAGACATGCAGTGAAGGCAGCAGGACCTGGAATGGAAGGAAGGTTGTGGTTATCAACACACCTGCTATTTTTGACACCGAGGACTGTGATGAACAAACAACCCATGAGATCTGTCACTGTGTCGAGCTCTCTTCTGTAGACCCCTCCGCTCTGGTGCTGGTGATTCACCTGGGCTGTTTCACTGAGGAAGACCAGCACACCATGAGGAGAGTACAAGAGATTTTTGGCTCTGAGGCCATGAAGTGCACAATCATCTTATTCACCCACAAAGACGACTTTCAGAGTGGAGCCCTGGAGCAGTATATCTTCCACCCAGATAACAAACAGCTTCTGCAGCTGATCCAACAGTATCAGGGCCGATACTGCGCTTTCAACAATAAAGCTACATGGGCAGAACGGGCTGCCCAGGCTGAAGAGCTGATGACTAGGATTGCTGACATGGTGAAGGAGGAGAATAAAGACCATCTGGTGTGCAAAGCACCTGAGAAGCTTCTAAGAGAAGGTGAGACACTTAAAAGTAAAGATAAGATGAGTGAAGTGGAAGATGAAATGCAAGTGGATATGCAGGAAGGAGCTCAAGGGGAAGAGCACTCATCCATGAAAACAG CAGGGCCGGGGAGCTGCAGCCGACTCACTGGGGAATCAGAGCTGAGGCTCATCCTCGTCGGTAAGGGTGGAGGTGGGAAAAGTGCAACAGGAAACACCATCCTTGGGTGGGAGGAGTTTCAGTCCGTACTGGAGGCAACATCTATTACTAAGACATGTAGTGAAGGCAGCAGGACCTGGAATGGAAGGAAGGTTGTGGTTATCGACACACCTGCTATTTTTGACACTAAGGACTGTGATGAACAAACCACCCATGAGATCTGTCACTGTGTCGTGCTCTCCTTCCCAGGCCCCCACACTCTGGTGCTGGTGACCCAGCTGGGCCATTTCACTGAGGAAGACCAGCATGCCGTGAGGAGAGTACAAGAGATTTTTGTCCCTGAGGCCTTGAATTATACGATCGTCGTATTTACCCACAGAGAGGACTTATGGAGTGGAACCCTGGAGGAGTATATCTTCCACTCAGATAACAAACAGCTTCTGCAGCTGATCCAACAGTGTCAGGGCCGATACTGCGCTTTCAACAATAAAGCTACAAGGGAGGAACGGGCTGACCAGGCTGACGAGCTGATGAATAAGATTGCTCGTATGGTGGAGAGGAATAAAGACCAATCGTTCTACACCGATGAGGTGTATGAAAAGGCTGAGAAGCTTCCAAAGGTAAAAGCCATGTTTTATGAGAAAGATGAAAGAGCAGGTCAGTGTTCAAAAGGGGAGGCTGAGCTGAAAGAGTTGATAAAAACACAAAAATCctatgagaaaaaaacaaaaaagtctaATTTCTTGGGTTTCGAAGTGCCAAAATATCAGTGGTTCAGAAATGATGGTAACTGA